In one window of Gemmatimonadaceae bacterium DNA:
- a CDS encoding MEDS domain-containing protein produces MSLAGSMVHDARHICAFFNDEDEEYRVLLPFINEGFAIGDKAIHVVGADHARDHLQRLALSGIDAGGATQRGQLEVRSTADTYLRDGHFDIDRMLEVFERLASGNAPHAFPRSRIVCRMDWAAGSRSLIDSVIEFESRVNALWREHDDV; encoded by the coding sequence ATGTCCCTGGCAGGCTCCATGGTGCACGACGCCCGACATATCTGCGCGTTTTTCAACGACGAGGACGAGGAGTACCGCGTCTTGCTGCCGTTTATCAACGAGGGATTTGCAATTGGCGACAAGGCCATCCATGTCGTCGGCGCGGATCACGCGCGTGATCATCTGCAGCGTCTGGCGCTGTCTGGAATCGACGCAGGCGGAGCGACACAGCGAGGGCAGCTCGAAGTGCGGAGCACCGCAGACACGTACCTCCGAGATGGACACTTCGACATCGATCGCATGCTGGAGGTGTTCGAGCGCCTGGCGAGCGGGAACGCGCCACATGCGTTTCCGCGTAGTCGGATCGTGTGCCGGATGGATTGGGCCGCCGGGAGCCGGTCGTTGATCGACAGCGTGATTGAATTCGAATCGAGGGTGAACGCGCTTTGGCGCGAGCACGATGATGTC